In Myripristis murdjan chromosome 9, fMyrMur1.1, whole genome shotgun sequence, the following proteins share a genomic window:
- the LOC115364744 gene encoding uncharacterized protein LOC115364744 → MPRAKSHRRAQALKQRMAQPLPWTPQPPVPEFVARRGTGYRHRVRRWPTSKLTQRSFKLVTPAQKPDQKMVFVVGDSHLRALVDGIVAMPEVPLCFSFLSVPGAHAAELRTEVSHAALPWTPDVVCVLAPSNNLTASRNIGEASLDFGALLATVCNRWAKVFVLDFPPRLNIEPGLQELFRQEFRRVAARMGLPYVSVADDSDGTPILVQALWDAAVRQLTPPPPPPPSVPPRTSPRARVSPVLVVTGHSPAPRHRDPLEWTVVGQEGKIRASPVQESVLPSNPVWFSGDILDAMERVSPSSDSDVTALLPAGQTSRVRRSPKGVATRRRGGKRQVLATPSPARVTVPASGPRPAVQQVEATAQESSSVVPGVVVVREEVAAACPAVPEVPARPSPARGTVSASGPRPAVQQVEATAQESASEVPGVVAVQEEVAAAGPAVPEERQKIFKAKAVFVPSICVRDVQSESSANAVATGSNIDSSRIRLAKVVRGSFHQGNARFVYGGVQCMAIALVSLAKHTVRSAFSWDRLDLDRALVEGDELYTSLRDLNIFSHVSNLLSVPDLPQQLELDGQLFRFSFGDTVLGEVGVTEGEYIDFGVFISLRNGLERIFSQYTTCLLTMCGNTTAIVREGGRFAVVDSHSRSSTGLLHHNGTSVVLHFACLDDLHHYICRLADSLRSREKLFELCGVTVSTGASPARSGVSVESLVTGMSAAPAPESSVLTEAGRKSEVSAGVCVPECGVSIAASPALSGISVFSFSSEVSSGSAAEPTVTDGRKRVISSGNCMSKKSKSFDVREVNLDVEFVSEV, encoded by the exons aTGCCCCGTGCCAAGTCCCACCGGCGGGCCCAGGCCCTGAAGCAGAGGATGGCGCAGCCGCTGCCATGGACCCCCCAGCCGCCTGTCCCCGAGTTCGTTGCTC GGCGCGGTACAGGGTACCGCCATCGCGTGCGGAGATGGCCGACTTCGAAGCTGACCCAGCGCAGCTTCAAGTTGGTCACTCCTGCCCAGAAGCCGGACCAGAag atggtgttcgtCGTGGGAGACTCCCACCTGCGGGCCCTGGTGGATGGGATCGTCGCGATGCCGGAggtacctctgtgtttttcttttctctctgttccaggtgcgcatgcagcagagctgaggacggaggtgtcccacgccgctctcccctggaccccggacgtggtgtgtgtgctcgccccgagcaacaacctgacagccagcaggaacatcggagaggcgtcgctggacttcggtgctctcctggctacagtttgcaaccgctgggcgaag gtgttcgtGCTGGACTTCCCTCCACGCCTGAACATCgagcctggcctgcaggagctgttccGCCAGGAGTTCCGCCGTGTCGCAGCACGCATGG gtctcccgtacgtgtctgtggcaga CGACAGCGACGGAACGCCGATCCTCGTCCAGGCCCTGTGGGACGCCGCGGTCCGCcagctgactcctcctcctcctcctcctccctcggtgCCCCCCCGGACATCGCCTCGTGCCAGGGTCTCCCCCGTGCTGGTTGTGACAGGACACAGCCCCGCGCCCCGCCACCGCGACCCACTGGAGTGGACCGTCGTCGGACAGGAGGGCAAG aTTCGAGCATCTCCGGTGCAAGAGTCTGTCCTCCCGTCCAACCCCGTGTGGTTCAGCGGCGACATCCTGGATGCCATGGAGAGGGTTTCGCCATCCTCGGACAGCGACGTCACTGCCCTTCTGCCAGCTGGCCAG actTCCCGTGTGAGGCGTTCGCCGAAAGGTGTTGCCACAAGGCGTAGAGGAGGAAAGCGGCAG gtgctggcaacaccttcacctgcccgtgtCACCGTGCCTGCCTCcgggcccagaccagcggtgcagcag gtggaggcgacagcCCAGGAGTCGTCCAGCGTGGTGCCAGGGGTGGTCGTCGTCCGGGAGGAGGTTGCCGCAGCGTGCCCGGCCGTCCCGGAG GTGCCGGCGAGACCTTCACCAGCCCGTGGGACCGTGTCCGCCTCcgggcccagaccagcggtgcagcag gtggaggcgacagcCCAGGAGTCGGCCAGCGAGGTGCCGGGAGTGGTCGCCGTTCAGGAGGAGGTCGCCGCAGCGGGCCCTGCTGTCCCAGAGGAGCGACAGAAGATCTTCAAagctaaggctgtttttgttccttctaTTTGTGTTAGAGATGTTCAGTCAGAGTCTAGCGCtaatgctgtggcaacaggGTCTAACATAGATAGCAGCAGGATTAGGCTAGCTAAAGTTGTGCGCGGGTCGTTTCATCAGGGAAATGCCCGATTTGTGTATGGAGGTGTGCAGTGTATGGCTATAGCTTTGGTcagcttagccaaacacacggtgaggagcgcgttctcgtgggacaggctggatctggatcgcgcgttggttgaaggtgatgagttgtacacgagtttgcgtgacctcaacatcttcagccatgtgtctaatctgctgtctgtgccagatttgccacaGCAGTTGGAATTAGACGGACAGCTGTTTAGGTTTAGTTTTGGCGACACGGTGTTAGGCGAAGTAGGCGTGACCGAAGGTGAATACATCGATTTCGGTGTATTCATCAGCTTGCGTAATGGACTGGAGAGAATCTTCAGTCAATACACCACATGTCTTTTGACAATGTGcggaaacaccactgccatcgtgCGTGAGGGTGGACGGTTCGCTGTGGTCGACAGTCACTCACGCAGTAGCACTGGCTTGTTACACCACAATGGTACAAGCGTGGTTCTGCATTTCGCCTGTCTTGACgacctgcaccactacatctgtcgtTTGGCCGACAGTCTCCGTTCGAGggagaagctctttgagctgtgtggtgtcACGGTCAGCACGGGTGCAAGTCCAGcgcggtctggtgtgtctgtggagagtctcGTCACTGGGATGAGCgctgctccagcaccagagtctagtgtgctcactgaggctgggagaaaaagtgaggtgtctgcaggcgtttgtgtgcctgagtgtggtgtcagcattgccgcaagtccggcactgtctggcatttctgtttttagtttctCCAGCGAGGTGAGCAGCGGTTCAGCGGCAGAACCAACGGTGACCGATGGCAGAAAGCGTGTTATTTCTTCCGGCAATTGTATGTCGAAGAAATCCAAGAGTTTCGATGTCCGAGAGGTCAATTTGGACGTCGAATTTGTTAGCGAG GTGTAG
- the LOC115364743 gene encoding uncharacterized protein LOC115364743, producing the protein MEGSLLQVKLKRKLTYKGHYEYQFVDTLRVRQALDYLKRTNVHYRGIDFNEDWVNEFVREEDREKEEAESGSEDEAEVRSGQVTVQSEMCELAESADIGQDELLHDRQQHCMFQDTCLMPVDIGQEALDQYFKDILNIAPAEGNSPVRMLSDHTNEAKCFPVLFPTGGKTYHDGRWHDLTLARYLNNRIMHADGRFARNVEYIFFAQYVSELDKVVSSVSVALRKDKGGQRPQRVSEDMLADADALKQLLACDDGFRFLKPIRGTPAFWQSVQKDVMACVRQLGIPTWFCSFSSADMRWQNLLTSILKQEGRSQTVEDLEWADRCALLRRNPVTAARMFDYRWHCFLKEVLMSPCQPIGKIIDYFYRVEFQQRGSPHVHCLFWIEGAPQIDKNTDEEVVEFIDRYVTCELPSDDDTLLDTVSSVQTHSKRHSKSCRKHKTTCRFNFPKPVSARTFICRMRECKCDKNKKTGEAESNSENKPACKCFEDRDRMPKEFAHKILEAVKKAVERDVPPASVEELFGSLRINQEIFEMAYRRLEKKHKVVYRRGVNEVWVNQYSKKLLKCWNANMDISFVTDAYAVVIYIISYITKAEREIGLLLTNAQKEAKKQGNLSAKEALRKLGSVYLHNRDVCAQEAVYRLTNMHLRECSRKVVFVPTGSRIVRMSLPLSVLRQMAASRDLREEDMFMISIVDRYRNRPDSVVFDNMCMATFASEYRVLSKNEMSKDRIELKNDLGFILRRTRTQFAVVRYMRFNLDREEEAHFQSLLQLFLPYRTDSDLKPDGFELFEQFYNDGEVLFSDGSVHSVSDVVDENRARFEVNCPHLELAQEIAAQNNGVDEDVWGELCPEQEAERLEGLEEMRQQRECELAEEQLVESLVNVPDLIVGGRQVAQLERNRSILSRTEGLALVRSLNETQLAVFYRVRQWCLQKVMGKNPESLRVFVTGGAGTGKSHLIRAIQYEAARLLSTLCDQPDDICVLLTAPTGIAAYNLNAATIHHTLSIGKQASLPYTPLGEDKLNSLRAKLSHLQILIIDEISMVNHNLLAYVHGRLRQIKQTGDFSPFGNVSVIAVGDFYQLPPVKGKPLYSSPVGVDLWCNFSIVELKKIVRQKDSVFAEMLNRLRVRSRATPMLDSDIEMLKMRETGEVSSALHIFATNRQVSEHNLNYLFDCCPDYVTIEAQDFVTNRTTGNLERMPGHHGVAADTSLPETLCIARNARVMLCKNVDVADGLVNGACGTVTQIVFGEDSTFPLTVYVRFDDEKIGSDRRKNRAHAAVECLQSTAIDPEEDRATKRGGLRRQFPLRLAWACTVHKVQGLTVDEAVVSLKRVFAPGQAYVALSRVRALSGLIIEDFTERAIYCKDAIKEALDSMPPFLIEQPEPSLNAHSFSVYLMNVQNLSRHVLDLVSCTQHLQLTCIAVTETWLTAQSSLDSVQIEGYTFHSRPRGLCYSSSNPKLLELKNLEHGGVGLYSVDNLDCDILQVPDLNLECLVCLCNKFNILLAVIYRPPCYPISLFKQNLGKLLDWLHPISNTIVIMGDFNENILKTSSICKFMGEKGFSQHVTQETTEKGTLIDHVYVKTTQYNVECAVMPTYFSDHEGVVCSFSVNDDQGLVVDFEEVEGLFESDVDFDEG; encoded by the coding sequence ATGGAAgggtctctgcttcaggttaagctgaagcGGAAACTCACATATAAAGGGCATTACGAGTACCAGTTTGTCGATACGTTGCGTGTAAGACAGGCGCTAGATTACTTAAAGAGGACAAATGTTCATTATAGAGGAATTGACTTTAATGAGGACTGGGTTAACGAGTTTGTTAGGGAAGAAGATAGGGAAAAGGAAGAGGCCGagtcaggcagtgaggatgaggctgaggtcaggtcaggtcaggttaCGGTTCAGTCTGAAATGTGTGAGCTAGCGGAATCAGCAGACATAGGACAGGATGAACTgttacatgacagacaacagcactgcatgtttcaggacacttgtcttatgcctgttgatattggtcaggaagctttagatcagtattttaaggatattttgaaCATTGCGCCTGCAGAAGGGAATAGTCCGGTAAGAATGCTTTCTGACCACACGAACGAGGCAAAGTGTTTCCCCGTGTTGTTTCCCACGGGTGGTAAGACGTATCATGATGGCCGGTGGCACGACTTGACGTTGGCGCGTTATCTTAATAATAGGATTATGCATGCCGACGGTCGTTTTGCGCGGAATgtagagtatatattttttgcgcAGTACGTGTCGGAGTTGGACAAGGTTGTGTCAAGTGTTTCTGTCGCGTTGCGCAAGGataaaggaggtcagaggcctcAACGGGTTAGTGAGGATATGTTGGCAGATGCGGACgccttgaagcagttgttggcgtgtgatgatgggtttaggtttcttaaacccattagaggaactccggccttctggcagtctgtccagaagGACGTGATGGCTTGTGTGCGTCAGTTAGGCATTCCGACGTGGTTTTGCTCGTTTTCGTCTGCGGATATGCGCTGGCAGAATCTtctgaccagcatcctgaaacaggaaggcagatcgcAGACGGTAGAGGATTTGGAGTGGGCTGATAGGTGCGCGTTGTTGCGACGTAATCCTGTGACCGCGGCGCGAATGTTTGActacaggtggcattgttttctgaaagaggttctcatgtctccctgtcaacCTATCGGCAAAATAATCGATTACTTTTATAGGGTAGAATTTCAACAAAGAGGCTCACCACATGtgcattgtttgttttggattgagggtgctccccaaattgataaaaacacagatgaggaaGTCGTAGAATTTATTGACCGTTACGTTACGTGTGAGCTaccctcagatgatgacacactattggacacggtgtcatctgttcaaacacattccaaacgacattcaaagtcatgcagaaaacacaaaacgacatgtcgtttcaattttccaaaacctgtttctgcgcgcacattcatttgtagaatgCGGGAGTGCAAGTGTGATAAGAACAAGAAGACAGGTGAGGCTGAatctaattcagaaaacaagccagccTGTAAGTGTTTTGAGGATAGGGATAGGATGCCTAAAGAGTTTGCACACAAAATTCTTGAGGCTGTTAAGAAAGCTGTGGAACGCGATGTGCCTCCTGCAAGTGTAGAGGAGTTGTTTGGTAGCTTGCGTATAAATCAGGAGATCTTTGAAATGGCTTATAGGCGTTTAGAGAAAAAGCATAAGGTAGTCTATAGGAGAGGGGTGAACGAGGTCTGGGTCAATCAGTATAGTAAGAagttgttgaagtgctggaacgctaacatggacattagctttgtcaccGACGCCTACGCAGTAGTGATATACATAATATCGTATATtacaaaagcagagagagaaattggcctcttattgactaatgcccaaaaagaagcaaaaaaacaagggaatctctctgccaaagaagccctgcggaagctgggcagtgtatatttacacaacagagatgTTTGTGCGCAGGAGGCGGTGTATAGGCTAACGAACATGCACCTTAGGGAGTGTTCCAGGAAGGTCGTGTTTGTGCCGACAGGCAGTAGAATAGTTAGAATGAGTTTGCCCCTCagtgtgttgaggcagatggccgcctcCCGTGATCTACGGGAGGAGGATATGTTTATGATTAGTATAGTAGATAGGTATAGGAATAGGCCTGACAGTGTAGTGTTTGATAACATGTGTATGGCTACCTTTGCATCTGAGTATcgtgttctcagcaaaaatgagatgtctaaagacagaattgaactgaagaATGACTTAGGATTCATTCTTAGGAGAACacgcactcagtttgcagtggtgcgatacatgcgttttaatttggatagagaggaggaggcacattttcagagcctgttgcagttgtttcttccttatagaactgactcagacctcaaacctgatggctttgagctgtttgagcagttctATAACGATGGTGAGGTGTTGTTTAGCGACGGCTCTGTACATTCGGTTAGTGATGTTGTCGATGAGAATAGGGCAAGGTTTGAGGTCAATTGTCCTCACCTTGAGTTAGCTCAGGAGATAGCGGCGCAAAACAACGGTGTAGATGAggatgtttggggtgagctttgtcctgaacaggaagcggaaCGCCTAGAAGGTTTAGAGGAGATGAGGCAGCAGCGGGAATGTGAGTTAGCTGAGGAACAGCTTGTTGAGTCGTTGGTGAATGTGCCAGATttgattgttggtggcagacaggtagcgcagttagagagaaacaggtccatTTTATCTCGAACTGAGGGTTTGGCGCTTGTTaggtctctgaatgagacacagcttgctgttttttatagGGTGAGACAGTGGTGTCTGCAGaaggtgatgggtaaaaacccagagtctctgcgtgtgtttgtgacaggtggtgcagggacggggaaaagtcatttaattaggGCTATCCAGTATGAAGCAGCgcggctgctgtcaacactttgtgatcaaccagacgatatctgtgttttgttaactgCTCCTACAGGAATAGCTGCATATAatttgaatgcagcaacaattcatcacacattgagtattggcaaacaggctagtttaccttacacccctctgggtgaagataaactaaactctttgcgaGCAAAATTAAGtcacctccaaattttaatCATAGATGAAATCAGTATGGTTAATCACAATCTGTTGGCTTATGTCCACGGTAGGTTAAGACAGATTAAACAGACAGGCGACTTTTCCCCGTTTGGTAATGTTAGCGTGATAGCTGTCGGGGACTTCTATCAGTTGCCTCCCGTTaaagggaagcctctgtatagtagtcctgttggtgtggacctgtggtgtaatttcagcatcgtggagctgaaaaagatagttagacagaaggatagtgtgtttgctgaaatgcTTAATAGGTTAAGAGTGCGTTCCAGGGCCACCCCAATGTTAGATAGCGACATTGAAATGTTGAAGATGCGCGAGACcggcgaggtgagctcagccttgcatatctttgcgacgaataggcaagtaagtgagcacaacctaaattatctgtttgactgttgtcctgattatgtcaccattgaggcgcaggattttgtgactaacaggacaacagggaatttggaacGGATGCCCGGGCATCACGGCGTGGCGGCGGACACGTCTCTACCGGAGACTTTGTGTATAGCGAGGAACGCGCGAGTCATGTTGTGTAAGAACGTGGATGTTGCGGACGGCCTGGTcaatggagcatgtggcacggttactcagatagtttttggagaggattccacgtttcctctcactgtgtatgttagatttgatgatgagaaaattggttcagataggaggaaaaaccgtgcacatgcagcagtagaatgcctgcagtctactgccattgatccagaggaggatagagcTACTAAGCGTGGCGGTTTGcgtcgtcagtttcctctgaggttagcgtgggcttgcactgttcacaaagtgcaaggactcaCTGTGGACGAGGCGGTAGTGTCCTTAAAGAGGGTGTTTGCACCGGGGCAGGCATATGTAGCGCTTAGTCGCGTTAGggccttgtctggactgatcatcGAGGATTTTACAGAGAGGGCAATTTATTGCAAGGACGCCataaaggaggccttggatagcatgcctccatttttgattgagcagccagagccttcattaaatgcacacagtttctctgtgtatttaatgaacgttcAAAATTTAAGTCGCCATGTGttagatttggtgtcttgcacgcagcatttacagcttacctgtattgctgtgacagaaacgtggctcactgcacagtctTCATTAGACAGTGTCCAAATTGAGGGTTACACTTTCCACAGTCGTCCTCGtggcttgtgttacagcagcagtaacccCAAATTGTTAGAGCTAAAGAACCTAGAACACggtggagttggtttgtatAGCGTAGACAATTTGGACTGTGATATTCTGCAGGTGCCCgatttgaatctggagtgtttggtgtgcctgtgcaacaaattcaacatattaTTGGCAGTAATTTATCGTCCACCGTGTTATCCaatttctttattcaaacaaaatctggggaagttacttgattggttacatccaatcagtaacacaattgtaataatgggggatttcaatgagaacattttaaaaacatcctcaatttgcaaatttatgggtgaaaaaggttttagtcaacatgtaacacaagaaactacagagaaggggacactaattgatcacgtttatgttaaaacaacacagtataatGTGGAGTGTGCAGTGATGCCCACGTATTTTAGTGATCACGAAGGTGTTGTATGTAGTTTTAGTGTAAACGATGATCAGGGGTTAGTTGTTGACTTCGAGGAGGTAGAGGGCCTCTTCGAGTCAGACGTGGATTTTGATGAGGGttag